From one Comamonas piscis genomic stretch:
- the rho gene encoding transcription termination factor Rho, with protein MHLNELKALHVSEVLKLADELEIENTGRMRKQELMFAIIKKRAKAGEQVFADGVLEILPDGFGFLRSLDTSFTASTDDIYISPSQVRRFNLHTGDMIEGEVRTPKDGERYFALTKLDQVNGLPPEQNKHKMMFENLTPLFPKEQMRLERDIKAEENITGRLIDIIAPIGRGQRALIVAAPKSGKTMMMQSIAHAITANYPDVHMMVLLIDERPEEVTEMQRSVKGEIIASTFDEPAARHVHVAEMVIERAKRLVEMGQDVVIMLDSITRLARAYNNVVPSSGKVLSGGVDANALQRPKRFFGAARNVEEGGSLTIIATALVDTGSRMDEVIFEEFKGTGNSELHLSRRLYEKRVFPAIELNKSGTRREEMLLAPEILQKTRILRQFMYNMDEIESMELMIKNMKQTKSNVEFFDMMRRGG; from the coding sequence ATGCACTTAAATGAGCTCAAGGCACTGCATGTGTCTGAAGTCCTCAAGCTGGCAGACGAGCTTGAAATTGAAAATACCGGCCGCATGCGCAAACAGGAGTTGATGTTTGCGATCATCAAAAAGCGCGCCAAAGCGGGTGAACAGGTTTTCGCCGATGGCGTTCTGGAAATCCTGCCCGACGGATTCGGCTTTCTGCGCAGCCTCGACACGAGCTTCACGGCCAGCACCGACGATATCTATATCTCCCCCAGCCAGGTGCGCCGCTTCAATCTGCACACCGGCGACATGATCGAAGGTGAAGTGCGCACGCCCAAGGATGGCGAGCGCTACTTTGCCTTGACCAAGCTCGACCAGGTCAACGGCCTGCCGCCAGAGCAAAACAAGCACAAGATGATGTTCGAGAATCTGACGCCGCTGTTCCCCAAGGAACAGATGCGTCTGGAGCGCGACATCAAGGCCGAAGAAAACATCACCGGCCGCCTGATCGACATCATTGCGCCCATCGGCCGCGGCCAACGCGCACTGATCGTGGCAGCGCCCAAGAGCGGCAAGACGATGATGATGCAGAGCATTGCGCATGCCATCACCGCCAACTACCCCGATGTGCACATGATGGTGTTGCTGATCGACGAGCGTCCGGAAGAAGTGACGGAAATGCAGCGCTCGGTCAAGGGCGAGATCATCGCATCGACCTTTGATGAGCCTGCCGCCCGCCACGTTCACGTGGCCGAAATGGTCATCGAGCGCGCCAAGCGCCTGGTGGAAATGGGCCAGGATGTCGTCATCATGCTGGACTCCATCACCCGTCTGGCCCGCGCCTACAACAACGTCGTGCCTTCGTCGGGCAAGGTGCTGTCCGGTGGTGTGGATGCCAATGCGCTGCAGCGCCCCAAGCGCTTCTTTGGCGCGGCCCGCAATGTCGAAGAAGGTGGCTCGCTCACCATCATCGCCACGGCCCTGGTCGATACCGGCAGCCGCATGGACGAAGTGATCTTTGAAGAATTCAAGGGCACCGGCAACAGCGAACTGCACTTGAGCCGCCGCCTGTACGAAAAGCGCGTCTTCCCGGCGATCGAGCTGAACAAGAGCGGTACCCGCCGCGAAGAAATGCTACTCGCTCCCGAGATCCTGCAAAAGACCCGCATCCTGCGCCAGTTCATGTACAACATGGACGAGATCGAGTCCATGGAGCTGATGATCAAGAACATGAAGCAGACCAAGAGCAATGTCGAGTTCTTCGACATGATGCGCCGAGGCGGCTAA
- the trxA gene encoding thioredoxin TrxA gives MSESLIKHTNEASFEADVMQPDTNVLVDFWAEWCGPCKQIAPVLEEVSVSYKDKLQVAKVNVDENRAISAKFGIRGIPTLMLFKNGQLAATKVGALNKAQLTAFLDEQLA, from the coding sequence ATGTCGGAATCCCTGATCAAGCATACCAACGAAGCCAGCTTTGAAGCCGATGTCATGCAACCGGACACCAATGTGTTGGTGGACTTCTGGGCCGAATGGTGTGGCCCTTGCAAGCAAATCGCGCCCGTGCTGGAAGAAGTCTCGGTGAGCTACAAGGACAAGCTGCAGGTCGCCAAGGTGAATGTGGATGAGAACCGCGCCATCTCGGCCAAGTTCGGCATCCGCGGTATTCCTACCTTGATGCTGTTCAAGAACGGCCAGTTGGCTGCCACCAAGGTGGGCGCGCTGAACAAGGCGCAACTGACGGCCTTCCTGGACGAGCAACTCGCCTAA
- a CDS encoding MATE family efflux transporter: MRERWTRLLAGRDMRVLAKHAGTVFVGQIAVMGFGVVDTIVAGRHAEASLAALSVGSAIFVTVYVSLMGLLQALMPIWSEMHGARRHADIGASLRQSLYICLAATLLGWVVLFNPAPILRWTEVPQELQALVKSYLAIIGWSLPAALLFRIFSTLSQSLGKPKMVTWLQAMSLLIKLPLSIWFTFGGLGLAPMGVLGCAWATFLVNFLLCGLGWWLLRSQAVYAPADIWRRLERPHWPTLAQFAQLGIPASLSILVEITSFTLMALYVARMGTASSAAHQIAANVTALMYMVPLSLAIATSARASYWRGAGDEVRARQVVFLGLFSAMGLATTLAALVWLTKGWIVPIYTTTPEVASIALSLLGWVSLYHLADASQTVSIFVLRSYRITVTPLLVYCSLLWGVGLWGGFQLAYHGIAGRPAMDSPVAFWMCAAYALVLAAVCFVVLLQRVTRNAVQQGPFNPV, from the coding sequence ATGCGGGAGCGTTGGACGCGCCTGCTGGCAGGCCGCGATATGCGGGTGCTGGCCAAGCATGCGGGCACGGTGTTTGTGGGGCAGATCGCCGTCATGGGCTTTGGCGTGGTCGACACCATCGTCGCCGGTCGCCATGCCGAGGCCTCGCTGGCCGCGCTGTCGGTGGGCTCGGCTATCTTCGTCACGGTCTATGTCTCGCTGATGGGCCTGTTGCAGGCGCTGATGCCGATCTGGTCGGAGATGCACGGCGCCCGCCGCCATGCGGACATTGGTGCGTCCCTGCGCCAGTCGCTCTATATCTGCCTGGCGGCTACCTTGCTGGGCTGGGTCGTGCTGTTCAACCCCGCGCCCATCCTGCGCTGGACCGAGGTGCCCCAAGAGCTGCAGGCTTTGGTCAAAAGCTACCTGGCCATCATCGGCTGGAGCCTGCCCGCTGCGTTGCTGTTTCGCATCTTCAGCACCTTGAGCCAGTCGCTGGGCAAGCCCAAGATGGTCACCTGGCTGCAGGCGATGTCGCTGCTCATCAAGCTGCCGCTGTCCATCTGGTTCACCTTTGGCGGTCTGGGCCTGGCACCCATGGGCGTGCTGGGCTGTGCCTGGGCCACCTTTCTGGTCAATTTTCTGCTCTGCGGTCTTGGCTGGTGGTTGCTGCGCAGCCAGGCCGTGTATGCGCCGGCTGATATCTGGCGCCGCCTGGAGCGGCCCCACTGGCCCACGTTGGCGCAGTTTGCGCAATTGGGCATACCGGCCAGCCTGTCGATCCTGGTCGAGATCACCTCGTTCACCTTGATGGCGCTCTATGTGGCGCGCATGGGCACTGCCTCATCGGCTGCGCACCAGATTGCCGCCAATGTTACGGCGCTGATGTACATGGTGCCGCTGTCGCTGGCCATTGCGACCAGCGCCCGCGCCAGCTATTGGCGCGGTGCGGGGGACGAAGTGCGGGCGCGCCAGGTGGTATTTCTGGGGCTGTTCAGCGCCATGGGCCTGGCCACCACGCTGGCTGCGCTGGTCTGGCTGACCAAGGGCTGGATCGTGCCCATCTACACCACCACCCCGGAGGTCGCGTCCATTGCGCTGAGCCTGCTGGGCTGGGTCAGCCTCTACCACCTGGCCGATGCCAGCCAGACGGTATCGATCTTTGTGCTGCGCAGCTACCGCATCACCGTCACGCCGCTGCTGGTGTACTGCAGCTTGCTCTGGGGCGTGGGCCTGTGGGGCGGTTTTCAGCTGGCCTACCACGGCATCGCGGGCCGCCCGGCCATGGACTCCCCGGTTGCGTTCTGGATGTGCGCCGCCTATGCGCTGGTGCTGGCTGCGGTCTGCTTTGTGGTCCTGCTGCAGCGCGTGACCAGGAACGCGGTGCAACAGGGACCGTTCAACCCTGTTTAG
- the phoR gene encoding phosphate regulon sensor histidine kinase PhoR yields MLFRIVSFLVFQALGATLGWWLAQLPGALMAAVIGAWCWFVTDLWRGNKVVVWLRHGDADSAPQLLGMWGEAADRARRLVRQLQKNEAQSDDRLHQVLTAIQASPNGVVLLDEHSHIEWCNQTACDHFGFNLERDHMQVITNLVRAPEFIGYFNANNFSKDVVMASPVMRAASPMRMSVQMFPYGGNRKLLLSRDVTSLEQADAMRRDFVANVSHEIRTPLTVLTGFIETLQTLPLSAEERTQYLGLMSNQAHRMQGLVVDLLTLSRLEGNPPPSLNEWVSVGSLLRRCEEDAHGLARMIAKEGDKPLQLFFPEAEADADRYELAGAGNELQSALSNLVNNAVRYTPGGGEIRVQFGRQPDGSGRISVTDTGPGIAPEHIPRLTERFYRLDRSRSRDTGGTGLGLAIVKHVLQRHGAQLQIRSTIGKGSEFSVVFPPSRVRKQLAEELV; encoded by the coding sequence ATGCTGTTTCGCATTGTCAGTTTTTTGGTTTTTCAGGCCCTGGGCGCAACTCTGGGATGGTGGCTGGCGCAGCTGCCCGGCGCACTGATGGCGGCTGTCATCGGTGCCTGGTGCTGGTTCGTCACGGATTTGTGGCGAGGTAACAAGGTGGTGGTCTGGCTGCGGCACGGCGATGCCGACAGCGCCCCCCAGTTGCTGGGCATGTGGGGTGAGGCGGCAGACCGCGCGCGCCGCCTAGTGCGCCAGCTCCAAAAGAATGAGGCCCAGTCCGATGATCGCCTGCACCAGGTGCTGACGGCCATCCAGGCCTCTCCCAACGGGGTGGTGCTGCTCGACGAGCACAGCCATATCGAGTGGTGCAACCAGACCGCTTGCGACCACTTTGGCTTCAACCTGGAGCGTGACCACATGCAGGTCATCACCAACCTGGTACGCGCGCCGGAGTTCATCGGCTATTTCAATGCCAACAACTTCAGCAAGGATGTGGTGATGGCCAGCCCGGTGATGCGTGCGGCCAGTCCGATGCGCATGTCCGTGCAGATGTTCCCCTATGGCGGCAACCGCAAGCTGCTGCTCTCGCGCGATGTCACCTCGCTGGAGCAGGCCGATGCGATGCGGCGCGACTTTGTCGCCAACGTCTCGCATGAAATCCGCACGCCGCTGACGGTGCTGACCGGCTTTATCGAAACCCTGCAGACCTTGCCGCTCAGCGCAGAAGAGCGCACCCAGTACTTGGGGCTGATGTCCAACCAGGCGCACCGCATGCAGGGCCTCGTGGTCGATCTGCTCACCTTGTCGCGGCTGGAAGGCAATCCGCCGCCCAGCCTCAACGAATGGGTCAGCGTGGGCAGCCTGCTCAGGCGCTGTGAGGAAGATGCGCATGGCCTGGCACGGATGATTGCCAAGGAAGGTGACAAGCCCTTGCAGCTGTTCTTTCCGGAAGCCGAAGCCGACGCTGACCGCTATGAGCTGGCCGGTGCCGGCAACGAGCTGCAAAGCGCGCTGTCCAACCTGGTCAACAATGCCGTGCGCTACACGCCGGGAGGCGGCGAGATTCGCGTGCAGTTCGGGCGCCAGCCCGATGGCTCGGGGCGTATCAGCGTCACCGATACCGGCCCGGGCATTGCGCCTGAGCACATCCCGCGCCTGACCGAGCGCTTTTACCGCCTGGACCGCAGCCGCTCGCGCGATACCGGTGGCACCGGTCTGGGCCTGGCCATCGTCAAGCATGTGCTGCAGCGCCACGGTGCGCAGCTGCAGATCCGCAGCACGATCGGCAAGGGCTCGGAGTTCAGCGTGGTGTTCCCGCCGTCGCGGGTGCGCAAGCAGCTCGCCGAAGAGCTGGTCTAA
- a CDS encoding helix-turn-helix domain-containing protein: protein MSAPQRLGSSAWWRSSLPATLGHCVTDRLQIEPGLALVYMDYRAQQPLQQTSLLERDNRCLTLTVALQGQSSTTGVDGQRFDFVAGHSTLAAFASVRGERCFPAGQTLRQLRLVADEAVLQRYGLADLLDGVRFDQSARALHFGAYGASTSQWAAALLPRHAQTKEDERGSLLGIQIAALSLLSEQTRQLRPPPSTSALLRPADQDKILQARDILLRDYAQPLTVAYLCAAVGTNAFALKTGFRLLFGSSPHRMLTRIRMERAWALLDSGQRVSSVAFQVGYQHVSSFSTAFERHFGRTPKTVAGERWHTRA from the coding sequence GTGAGCGCCCCCCAGCGCCTGGGTTCATCGGCATGGTGGCGTTCGAGCCTGCCTGCAACGCTCGGCCACTGCGTCACCGACCGGCTGCAGATCGAGCCGGGCCTGGCCCTTGTCTACATGGATTACCGGGCCCAGCAGCCCTTGCAGCAGACCAGCTTGCTGGAGCGCGACAACCGCTGCCTGACCTTGACGGTGGCGCTGCAAGGACAGTCCAGCACCACCGGCGTGGATGGCCAGCGCTTTGATTTTGTCGCGGGCCACAGCACCTTGGCTGCGTTCGCCAGCGTGCGCGGCGAACGCTGCTTTCCGGCTGGGCAAACGCTGCGCCAGCTGCGGCTGGTGGCCGATGAGGCGGTGCTGCAGCGCTATGGCCTGGCTGACTTGCTTGATGGCGTGCGCTTTGACCAATCAGCGCGCGCGCTGCATTTTGGCGCCTATGGTGCGAGCACCTCGCAATGGGCTGCCGCCTTGCTGCCCAGGCATGCGCAAACGAAGGAGGATGAGCGAGGCTCGCTGCTGGGTATCCAGATCGCCGCCCTCAGTCTGCTGTCCGAGCAGACCCGCCAGCTGCGCCCGCCGCCCAGCACCTCGGCCCTTTTGCGCCCCGCTGACCAGGACAAGATCCTCCAAGCCCGCGACATCCTGCTGCGCGACTATGCTCAGCCCTTGACGGTGGCCTATCTATGCGCAGCCGTGGGCACCAATGCTTTCGCGCTGAAAACCGGCTTTCGCCTGCTTTTTGGCAGCAGCCCCCATCGCATGCTGACCCGCATCCGCATGGAGCGCGCCTGGGCACTGCTGGACAGCGGCCAGCGCGTCTCAAGCGTGGCCTTTCAGGTGGGCTACCAGCATGTCTCCAGCTTCAGCACCGCCTTTGAACGCCACTTTGGCCGAACGCCAAAAACGGTGGCAGGGGAGCGCTGGCACACGCGGGCATAA
- a CDS encoding type B 50S ribosomal protein L31: MKEGIHPDYREVLFVDLSNGFKFVTRSCVNTKENETFEGKEYPLFKLDTSSESHPFYTGTQKSVDNMGGRVERFRNRFGKK; this comes from the coding sequence ATGAAAGAAGGCATTCACCCAGACTACCGCGAAGTATTGTTCGTGGACCTGTCCAACGGTTTCAAGTTTGTGACCCGCTCCTGCGTGAACACCAAGGAAAACGAAACCTTCGAAGGCAAGGAATACCCGCTGTTCAAGCTGGATACCTCGTCTGAGTCGCACCCGTTCTACACCGGCACCCAAAAGTCGGTGGACAACATGGGCGGCCGTGTGGAGCGTTTCCGCAACCGTTTCGGCAAGAAGTAA
- the dut gene encoding dUTP diphosphatase, translating into MIVDLKILDPRMQDQLPQYATPGSAGLDLRACLDAPLTLEPNAWQLVPTGLAIHLRDPGYAAMILPRSGLGHKHGIVLGNLVGLIDSDYQGQLMVSAWNRSSQAFVLQPMERLAQMVIVPVVQASFQVVEDFGDVSERGAGGYGSTGTK; encoded by the coding sequence ATGATTGTTGACCTGAAGATTCTCGACCCCCGCATGCAAGACCAGTTGCCCCAGTACGCAACTCCTGGTAGTGCCGGCCTGGATTTGCGTGCCTGCCTGGATGCGCCTCTGACCCTGGAGCCCAATGCCTGGCAACTGGTGCCCACGGGCCTGGCCATCCATCTGCGTGACCCTGGCTATGCCGCGATGATCCTGCCGCGCTCGGGCCTGGGCCACAAGCACGGCATCGTGCTGGGCAACCTGGTGGGCCTGATTGACAGCGACTACCAAGGCCAGCTGATGGTCAGCGCCTGGAACCGCAGCAGCCAGGCCTTTGTGCTGCAGCCGATGGAGCGCCTGGCGCAAATGGTCATCGTGCCGGTGGTGCAAGCCAGCTTTCAGGTGGTGGAAGATTTTGGCGATGTGTCCGAACGCGGCGCCGGGGGCTATGGCTCCACCGGCACCAAGTAA
- a CDS encoding transporter substrate-binding domain-containing protein, whose translation MFQKKTKVLAAMAVGATAVAALSLPAQAGPRLDAIMQAKVLRVGTPGDYRPFAMKADGKYAGHDIEVVEAMAKEMGVKVEYVDTTWPKLMQDLQDKKFDVAVGGITRNVARLSKVQMLPGYAPFGKVALVRAADKDKFTTPESLNQASVRVIKNPGGTNEAYVLQNLKNAQVSTHDKNAEIPGLIAEGKGDAMITETYEALHYSKADPRLFAAYLDKPLTPVNQLGFMLPVDDADYQRVMQFTWDVLALRGVLQQEAQKWLK comes from the coding sequence ATGTTCCAGAAAAAAACCAAAGTTCTCGCCGCCATGGCCGTCGGCGCGACCGCAGTCGCAGCGCTGTCCCTGCCTGCCCAGGCCGGCCCCCGCTTGGATGCCATCATGCAGGCCAAGGTGTTGCGCGTCGGCACCCCGGGCGACTACCGCCCCTTTGCGATGAAGGCCGATGGCAAGTACGCGGGACATGACATCGAGGTGGTCGAGGCGATGGCCAAGGAGATGGGCGTCAAGGTCGAGTATGTCGATACCACCTGGCCCAAGCTGATGCAAGACCTGCAGGACAAAAAGTTCGATGTGGCCGTGGGCGGTATCACCCGCAATGTGGCGCGGCTTAGCAAGGTGCAGATGCTGCCGGGCTACGCGCCCTTCGGCAAGGTGGCCCTGGTGCGTGCGGCCGACAAGGACAAGTTCACGACGCCTGAAAGCCTGAACCAGGCCAGCGTGCGCGTGATCAAAAACCCCGGCGGCACCAACGAGGCCTATGTGCTGCAGAACCTGAAGAATGCCCAGGTCAGCACGCATGACAAGAACGCTGAGATCCCTGGCCTGATTGCCGAAGGCAAGGGTGACGCCATGATCACCGAAACCTATGAGGCGCTGCACTACAGCAAGGCCGATCCGCGCCTGTTTGCTGCTTACCTGGACAAGCCCTTGACCCCCGTGAACCAGCTGGGCTTTATGCTGCCGGTCGATGATGCTGATTACCAGCGCGTGATGCAGTTCACCTGGGATGTGCTGGCGTTGCGCGGCGTGCTGCAGCAAGAGGCGCAGAAGTGGCTGAAGTGA
- a CDS encoding methyltransferase, with protein sequence MRMGFQTEHPLQPLWRLAAIPLQTQALEQALAHQLFDHLRQPASARAVAERLGLHAGACAVWLELLWSMELLSRQQPVSAASGTAGDALFSSSALAQRYFLEDAPDYCGQAWQYRQQALSGLAAQWPQWLEQGSVDMSAAPGSWAQAARVQIGQEQRAITVPAIAHLLAQLGPLPASGRLLDLGGGPGHVGMALAQQLPQWHGMVCDEPATAAVAAENIAQAGLAARMRAQGCDVQQQDYGQGYDLIWCSSVLHFLRDPAQAVRGIWEALNPGGLLLLAHAERPDDPAMAACVWPFYAGLVLRGHYLPRPGDMAQHMTAAGFGQIRALGRLDFPMAPVWLHVGRKPG encoded by the coding sequence ATGCGAATGGGTTTTCAAACCGAACACCCCTTGCAGCCCCTGTGGCGCCTGGCCGCCATTCCGCTGCAAACCCAGGCCTTGGAGCAAGCTTTGGCTCACCAACTGTTTGACCACCTGCGCCAGCCGGCGAGCGCGCGCGCCGTCGCAGAGCGCCTGGGGTTGCACGCAGGGGCCTGTGCGGTATGGCTGGAGCTGCTGTGGAGCATGGAGTTGCTGAGCCGCCAGCAGCCGGTCTCCGCAGCCAGCGGCACCGCAGGCGATGCGCTGTTCAGCAGCTCCGCGCTGGCCCAGCGCTATTTTCTGGAAGACGCACCCGACTACTGCGGCCAGGCCTGGCAGTACCGCCAACAGGCCCTGTCCGGCCTGGCGGCGCAGTGGCCGCAGTGGCTGGAACAGGGCAGCGTCGACATGAGCGCAGCACCAGGCAGTTGGGCCCAGGCGGCCCGGGTACAGATTGGGCAGGAGCAGCGTGCGATCACGGTGCCAGCCATTGCGCACCTGCTGGCACAGCTGGGCCCCTTGCCCGCCAGCGGGCGCTTGCTGGATCTGGGCGGCGGCCCTGGCCATGTCGGCATGGCGCTGGCCCAGCAACTGCCCCAATGGCATGGCATGGTCTGCGATGAGCCTGCCACTGCGGCGGTGGCGGCGGAGAACATAGCCCAGGCCGGCTTGGCGGCGCGTATGCGAGCGCAGGGCTGCGATGTGCAGCAACAGGACTATGGCCAAGGCTATGACCTCATCTGGTGCTCTTCGGTGCTGCACTTTCTGCGCGACCCCGCCCAGGCCGTGCGCGGCATATGGGAGGCCTTGAATCCCGGGGGCCTGCTGCTGCTGGCCCATGCCGAGCGACCCGATGACCCGGCCATGGCTGCCTGTGTCTGGCCGTTTTATGCCGGCCTGGTGCTGCGGGGCCACTACCTGCCTCGCCCGGGCGATATGGCGCAGCACATGACGGCCGCTGGTTTTGGGCAGATCCGCGCGCTGGGGCGGCTGGATTTTCCGATGGCTCCTGTCTGGCTGCATGTGGGCCGCAAGCCTGGTTAG
- a CDS encoding TonB-dependent hemoglobin/transferrin/lactoferrin family receptor, with protein MAQAQAPAASSPAQPSGTVLVAAADAPLLKEMVVSGSRYEQDPDELPMSIDVINARQMEEQQMRDIRDIARDMPNVSVKRAPARFTLASSPTGRDQNSGFNIRGLDGNRVLMLVDGIRLPRSYVFSANAFGRDYLDVGMIQRVEVVRGATSALYGSDGMAGLVNFITNEPSNLLKNGQTFGGRASVGYDSESTGKNLGLTLAGKPNETVEWLLGVNLGRSRELKNMGDIDTLDTRRTVPNPQHDKDASVLGKVVVRPNADQKHTFTVEHVDKKADYQLYTARTAPPVTAAAAVIDSGATTDMKRSRGSWAGEWRNLSAPVFDDIKASLSYQNADSREFIYEDRLTAADRTRDVTYQEKTWQANVQASKLLRSDAGLAQKITYGIDYVRSDVENLQTGITPPVGETFPLKRFPDTTESSWALYAQDELVLGNWTFTPGLRYDHFSIKADQAGFGANAVSLSGNATSPKLGVMYRVNPEWSVFGNYAKGFRAPNAGQVNAFFENPVANYKTIPNPDLKPETSQNLELGVRGRLGNVALDVAAFTGRYKDFIDDLVQVGGVGSPSNPLVFQSVNRGRVNISGFEVKGHADWGRYAGIGWSTPFSWGRTQGRDRTSAEPLSSIDPQRFTVGLRADAAAWTAQLGLNYTQGKKAKDTTNPSTGAQFLSPSATVVDLTTQWRIRKDLRLNVGLYNLTDKKYWRWADVRGVASNAAFIDGYTQPGRSLKVSLVAEF; from the coding sequence GTGGCGCAGGCCCAGGCGCCAGCGGCAAGCAGCCCTGCGCAGCCATCCGGCACGGTGTTGGTGGCTGCGGCTGATGCGCCTTTGCTCAAAGAAATGGTCGTGAGCGGCTCGCGCTACGAGCAAGACCCCGACGAGTTGCCGATGAGCATTGATGTCATCAACGCGCGGCAAATGGAAGAGCAGCAGATGCGCGATATCCGCGATATCGCCCGCGACATGCCCAATGTCTCCGTCAAGCGTGCGCCGGCGCGCTTTACCCTGGCCTCCAGCCCCACCGGGCGTGACCAGAACTCCGGCTTCAATATCCGGGGGCTGGATGGCAACCGCGTGCTGATGCTGGTTGATGGCATTCGCCTGCCACGCAGCTATGTCTTCAGCGCCAATGCTTTTGGCCGCGACTACCTGGATGTGGGCATGATCCAGCGGGTGGAAGTAGTGCGCGGTGCCACCTCCGCGCTCTACGGCTCTGACGGCATGGCGGGCCTGGTTAACTTCATCACCAATGAGCCCAGCAACCTGCTCAAGAACGGCCAGACCTTTGGCGGCCGCGCCAGCGTGGGCTATGACAGCGAGAGCACCGGCAAGAACCTGGGTCTGACCTTGGCGGGCAAGCCCAATGAGACCGTTGAATGGCTGCTGGGCGTCAACCTGGGCCGCAGCCGCGAGCTCAAGAACATGGGCGATATCGACACGCTGGATACGCGCCGCACCGTCCCCAACCCGCAGCACGACAAGGATGCCTCGGTGCTGGGCAAGGTCGTGGTCCGTCCCAATGCGGACCAGAAGCACACCTTCACAGTAGAGCATGTCGACAAAAAGGCCGACTACCAGCTCTATACCGCGCGCACGGCGCCGCCCGTCACCGCAGCGGCCGCAGTCATCGATTCCGGCGCGACCACGGACATGAAGCGCAGTCGCGGCAGCTGGGCCGGCGAGTGGCGCAACCTGAGCGCGCCGGTGTTCGACGACATCAAGGCCAGCCTGAGCTACCAGAACGCCGATTCGCGCGAGTTCATCTACGAAGACCGCCTGACGGCCGCCGACCGCACCCGCGATGTGACCTACCAGGAAAAGACCTGGCAGGCCAATGTGCAGGCCAGCAAGCTGCTGCGCAGCGATGCGGGCCTGGCGCAGAAGATCACCTACGGCATCGACTATGTGCGCAGCGATGTCGAGAACCTGCAGACGGGTATCACACCGCCGGTCGGCGAAACCTTCCCGCTCAAGCGCTTCCCCGACACCACCGAATCGAGCTGGGCGCTGTATGCGCAAGATGAGCTGGTGCTGGGCAACTGGACCTTCACGCCAGGCCTGCGTTACGACCACTTCAGCATCAAGGCCGACCAGGCTGGCTTTGGCGCCAATGCGGTGTCGCTGTCGGGCAATGCCACCTCGCCCAAGCTGGGTGTGATGTACCGCGTCAACCCTGAGTGGAGTGTGTTTGGCAACTATGCCAAGGGCTTCCGCGCGCCCAACGCCGGCCAGGTCAACGCCTTCTTTGAAAACCCCGTTGCCAACTACAAGACCATCCCCAACCCTGACCTGAAGCCGGAAACCAGCCAGAACCTGGAGTTGGGCGTGCGGGGCCGCCTGGGCAATGTCGCGTTGGATGTGGCGGCCTTCACCGGCCGCTACAAGGACTTTATCGACGACCTGGTGCAGGTCGGTGGCGTGGGCTCACCGTCCAATCCTTTGGTCTTCCAGTCGGTCAACCGGGGCCGGGTCAACATCAGCGGTTTTGAAGTCAAGGGCCATGCTGACTGGGGGCGTTATGCCGGCATCGGCTGGAGCACGCCGTTTTCCTGGGGCCGTACCCAGGGGCGTGACCGTACCAGCGCTGAGCCGCTGTCGTCGATCGACCCGCAGCGCTTTACGGTGGGCCTGCGTGCTGATGCCGCCGCCTGGACCGCCCAACTGGGCCTGAACTACACCCAGGGCAAAAAGGCCAAGGACACGACCAACCCCAGCACGGGCGCGCAGTTCCTCAGTCCTTCGGCCACGGTGGTGGATCTAACTACGCAGTGGCGCATCCGCAAGGATCTGCGCCTGAATGTCGGCCTCTACAACCTGACCGACAAGAAGTACTGGCGCTGGGCCGATGTGCGCGGCGTGGCCTCGAATGCTGCCTTTATCGATGGCTACACCCAGCCTGGCCGCTCGCTCAAGGTCAGCCTGGTCGCCGAGTTCTAA
- a CDS encoding glycine zipper 2TM domain-containing protein: MSQTNPSARSLLQRAGKLGLALAATSVLAACVQAPPRYDNRYPQGPAPQQQGSYPQQQQAPYGMEYGTVGNIEELRSQSRSTSGVGAILGAVVGGVLGNQVGGGFGRMAATAAGVAGGAAAGNALEQSSGGSRSTVSGYRIHINLQNGGQRIFDVPNPGDLRPGDRVQINQGQISRY; the protein is encoded by the coding sequence ATGTCTCAAACGAATCCAAGCGCGCGCAGCCTGCTGCAACGTGCAGGCAAGCTGGGCCTGGCCCTTGCGGCCACCTCGGTGTTGGCCGCCTGCGTGCAGGCCCCCCCCCGTTATGACAACCGCTACCCGCAAGGCCCGGCACCGCAGCAGCAGGGCAGCTACCCGCAGCAACAGCAAGCGCCTTACGGTATGGAATACGGCACCGTCGGCAATATTGAAGAGCTGCGCTCGCAGTCGCGCAGCACCTCGGGCGTCGGCGCCATCTTGGGTGCCGTGGTTGGTGGCGTGCTGGGCAACCAGGTAGGCGGTGGCTTTGGCCGCATGGCCGCCACGGCTGCCGGCGTGGCCGGTGGCGCAGCGGCTGGCAACGCGTTGGAGCAGTCGTCCGGTGGCAGCCGCAGCACGGTGAGCGGCTACCGCATCCACATCAACCTGCAAAATGGCGGCCAGCGCATTTTTGATGTGCCCAACCCCGGCGATCTGCGCCCGGGCGACCGCGTGCAGATCAACCAAGGCCAGATCTCGCGTTATTGA